A single window of Loxodonta africana isolate mLoxAfr1 chromosome 10, mLoxAfr1.hap2, whole genome shotgun sequence DNA harbors:
- the LOC135232587 gene encoding olfactory receptor 4L1-like: MDINNSSMISEFVLLGLTSTWELEIFFFLIFLLSYAAIVAGNLLIVVAVTFDFHLRSTPMYFLLGNLSFLDMTMSTITTPKMVTDFLREKKTISLWGCMAQMFFLHLLGGSEMTLLVVMAVDRYIAICKPLHYTTIMNRWVLVGSVLLSWGVGFVHTMSQMVFTITLPFCGPSVVDNIFCDLPLVLKLACTDTYVLELLVIADSGLLSLICFLLLLISYTVILVTVQRQSSGGLSKALSTLSAHITVVTLFFGPCIFIYAWPFSSLSVDKFLSVFYSVITPLLNPIIYTLRNQEMKAAMTRLKTQHVS, translated from the coding sequence ATGGATATAAATAATAGCTCAATGATATCTGAGTTTGTTTTGCTAGGACTTACCAGCACTTGGgaacttgaaattttcttttttcttatatttttgttGAGCTATGCAGCAATCGTGGCAGGAAACCTTCTCATTGTGGTTGCTGTAACTTTTGATTTTCACCTGCGCTCCACACCTATGTACTTCCTCCTTGGAAATCTCTCCTTTCTTGATATGACTATGTCCACAATCACAACCCCTAAGATGGTCACGgatttcctcagagagaagaaaacaatttCCTTGTGGGGTTGCATGGCTCAGATGTTCTTCCTCCACCTTTTAGGAGGCAGCGAGATGACTCTCCTTGTAGTTATGGCTGTTGATCGGTACATTGCAATATGCAAGCCTCTTCACTACACAACCATCATGAACCGCTGGGTACTCGTGGGTTCTGTGCTGCTGTCCTGGGGTGTTGGTTTTGTGCACACTATGAGCCAGATGGTTTTTACTATCACCTTGCCTTTCTGTGGCCCCAGTGTGGTGGACAATATTTTTTGTGACCTTCCCCTAGTTCTAAAACTTGCTTGCACTGACACATATGTTCTAGAGTTGCTGGTAATTGCGGACAGTggactgttgtctttgatctgTTTCCTACTCTTGCTCATTTCCTACACTGTCATTCTAGTGACCGTCCAACGTCAGTCCTCTGGTGGACTCTCCAAGGCTCTGTCCACACTCTCTGCTCATATCACTGTGGTTACTCTGTTCTTTGGGCCATGTATCTTCATTTACGCTTGGCCGTTTAGTAGCTTATCAGTGGATAAAttcctttctgtattttattCAGTCATCACACCCTTACTGAATCCCATTATTTATACTCTGAGGAATCAGGAAATGAAAGCAGCTATGACCAGACTCAAGACCCAGCATGTCAGCTAG